Below is a genomic region from Trueperaceae bacterium.
AGCCAGGCAGGTCCGTCACCGACGGCTCTGGCTGCATGGCCGCGGCCTCGGCGCCCACGCTCATGGCCAGCCGCGGCAGGGCGGGGGTGCGGAGCAGGAAGCCGGTGGCCAACAGGAGCAGCAAGGCGGTCGTGACCGAGTACATGAGCATGGACGTGTCGGTCCTGAGCTTCCACTCGAAGCGCCGTTGGAACTTGCGCTTGGGCGTGCGCATCGACACGTAGGGGCGCACCATGTAGTTGACGGGCAAGGTCCACGCGTGCACCAGCTTCGTGAAGGGGAAGTACGCGAAGAGCGTCAGGGCGAAGAACACGTGCAGCTGCGTGTAGATGGGAGCGCCCTCCATGAGCTCGGGCTGCGGCTGGAAGCGGAAGACGCTGGCGAGCCATAGCCCAGCGTTGAAGGAGGCGCCCCAGATCCAGCGGGCAAGGGCCTGGTACAGCGCGAGGCCGATGATGACGATGAGGAAGACGTGCACGCCGTAGTCGTCGTGCTGGCTCATGGCGCGTACGTTCGGGACGGCGATGCGCCTCACGAGTGCGGTGACGGAACCCGCGAGCGCCATGAGGCCGCCCAGCGCCCCGATCCAGAAGAAGCCGACGACCCAGCTTCCGAGGCCGAGGACCGCCCCGACGATACCGATGGCGTGCCCCACGAGGAGGAGGACGATGCCCCAGTGCATGAGGAGCGAGGCCCACCCGAGGGAGGCGCGGGCGAAGATGCTGCTGGCGCGCGTCGTGTACTCGAACGGGCGCTTGCGCAGCCTGATGAAGGGCACGACGAAGAAGAGCGTGACGCAGATGTACGGGTAGACGGCCCACAGGAACGTGCTCACGGCGTGCCCCTCCCCGCCGCCCCCAGCCCTGGAAGCGGCTCGGCGTCCGGTTTGAACACCGGCAGGTCCCCCGGGATGGGGGCCGGCTGCCAGGCCGGTTCCGTCGCGCCCGCCAGGTCGTCCCTGACGAGCGCCTCGAGGGCGCGCGCCAGGTCGACGTACGGCGACTCGTACTTCGAGAGGCCCTCGGTCATCTTGGGCAGGGCCGGCAGCACGTGCTGTTCGAGGAGGCGCCTGCGCAGCCCGATGCCGTCACGCGCGCGCAGGCTCTCCGTGAGGGACAGGAACTCGGCCATGAGGGGCAGGAAGTCGGGGAGCTCGCGCTGCAGGGCGTCGAAGCCGAAGTGCCGGTAGGTGGCCTTCAGCTCGAGCATGTACGCGTTCCTGTCCGACACGCCGGCGCCCCTGCACGAGTTCGGTTCCTCGAAGAGGTAGGCGCCCAGGTAGAGGGGGCACGGCGGCGTCAGCTCGAGGACCGTCAGGTACTCGTCAGCGTCGCTGGCACGGGGCGCTGCGAGGAAGGCATCGATCAACCCGGTGGCCGGCCCCGAGTCACCGAGCGCGGCGCGCAGCTCCCTGATGGCGTCCTCGTCGCGGTCCTCCGGGTAGAGGAACAGCTCCGCGACGAGCATGTAGCCCGCGGCGCGGCTGCCGGGCGCGAGGGCGGGGGTGGGCGCGGCGACCGGTGTGGCCTGCGCGCTGGCGCCGCCAGCCGTCCCGGCGGGCGTCTGGGCGGGGGCGCCCATCAGTGCTCGACCCCTTCCTGCGCGCCGTGGAACGTGGTGCGCCGCTTGGGCCCCTTATCGGCGGTGAACTCCGCGAAGCCGGCGAAGCCGCGCTCGATGTAGGGCGTGCTGGCCGTCTTCTCCGTGTGGTTGGTCGGCACCACGAAGCGCTCGTGGTAGTGGGCGAGGGCCAGAAGCCGGTGCATGTGCACGGCGTCCTCGCGGCTGAGGCCCGCCACCGCGAGAACGCCCTCGTCGGCCACGCCCTCCACCCGCTCGGAGCGCCGGAAGCGCCGCACCGCGAGCTGCCTGGCGAGCGCCTTGCGGATCTCCTCCACGTTGCCGGCAGACAGGAGGCTGGCGAGGTACTCCATGGGGATGCGGAACTCGTCGAGCCCCGGGAAGAGCTGGCCGTCGCCGGTCATGTCGTAGGGGCCCTCGGCCGAGTCGGCCGTCGCCACCGGGCTCTCGGGCGGGATGTAGAAGAGGCTCGGCAGCGTGCGGAACTCGGGGTGGAGCGGCAGCGCGATCTCCCAGTCGACCACCATCTTGTATACGGGCGAGCGGCGGCACGCCTCCAGCCAGGTGTCGCTGACGCCGGCCTCGCGCGCCGCCCGGATGACCTCGGGGTCGTTCGGGTCGAGGATCAGGCTGCGGTGGAGACGGACGAGGTCCTCGTCGGGCGCGTTGGCCACCTCGGCGACGCGGTCCATGTCGTAGAGGATCGGGCCCATGTAGCGGATGCGGCCCGGGCACGCCACGAAACACGCCGGGGGCTGGCCCGTCTCGAGGCGGGGGTAGCAGAGGATGCACTTCTCCGACTTGCCGGTGCGCCAGTTGTAGTAGGTCTTCTTGTAGGGGCAGCCCGACACGCAGTAGCGCCAGGCGCGGCAGCGGTCCTGGTCGATCAGCACCACGCCGTCCTCCTCGCGCTTGTAAGCCGCGCCGGACGGGCACGAGCCCACGCAGGCCGGGTTGAGGCAATGGTTGCAGATGCGCGGGAGGTACATCATGAACGAGTCGCGGAACTTCAGGTAGGCGCTGCGCACCTCCGGCGAGAGGCTCTCGAGGTTTGGGTCCTCGGCGCCCGTGCCGCCCTCGTACAGGCCGGCCGCGTTGTCCTCCCAGTTGACCCCCCAGGTGATGTCCATGTCCTCCTGGCCCGTGATCTGCGACTTGGGCCTGGCGACGGGCTGCGAGTACTTGGTGGGCGTGGTCGAGTGCAGGTCCTCGTACGTGAACGTGAACGGGCCCTGGCCGTAGTACTCGTCCATCTGCGGCAGGACGGGGTTGTAGAAGAGGTTCAGCATGAGCCAGAAGCGCGAGGCCTGGTTGAGGGTGGGGTGGTCGCCGCCCTCGTTGCGCTTCCAGCCGCCCCGGTAGTGCTCCTGGTCCTCCCAGCGCTTGGGGTAACCGATCCCGGGCTTCGTCTCGACGTTGTTCCAGAACATGTACTCGGCGCCCTCGCGGTTGGTCCACACGTTCTTGCACGCGAGGGTGCACGTGTTGCAGCCGAGGCACTTGTCGAGGTTGAACACCATCGCCATCTGTTGCTTCACGCGCATGACGCTAGAGGCTCCTTCCGAGCTGTTCCTCGCGGTAGATGACCTTGCGGCCGCCGGCCTCGAGCGGCTTCTTGCGGATGAGGGCCACCTGGTCCCGCTCCGACGGGCTCGTGCCCTGGTAGTTGAGCCAGTAGGTGAAGTTGGCGTAGCCACCGACCATGGTGGCCGGGTTGAGCATGATGCGAGTTGGGGCGTTGTTGTTGCCGCCGCGCAGGTCGCTGACGCCGCGTTCGCGCGCGAGCGACGAGAAGGGCACGTTCACGTGGCGCTCCGAGGAGTGGTAGAAGATCGCCATGTCGCGCGGGATGGTGGCGCTCACCACGGCGCGCACCACGCTGATGCCGTTCTCGTTGTAGACCTCCACCCAGTCGTTGTCGTCCACGCCTATCTGCTTGGCGTCGTCGTCGTTGATCCAGATGACCTGGCCGCCGCGGAACATGTTGAGCATGTGCCAGGAGTCCCAGAACATGCTGTGGATGGACCACTTGCCGTGCGGGGTTATGTACCTGAAGGCCTTCACGCCCGGCTCGCGGATGTCGATCGGCGAGACGTCGCCGATCTTCACCATGTCGAGGGGCGGCTTGTAGGTGGGCATGTCCTCGCCCAGCTCGCGGAACATGCGGTGGTCGAAGTAGATCTCCTGGCGGCCGGAGAGCGTGTGCCACGGCTTGAGGGCCTCGACGTTCATCGTCCAGGGCGCGTAGGTCCTGCCCGCGCTCTCGATGGCCGACCAGTGCGGCGAGGTGATGGAGCGGCGCGGTTGCGACACGAGGTCGGGGTAGTGGTGGCGGACCTCGCGCTCAGGCTCGACGAGGTGCGCGAGCGGCACGCCCGTGCGCTCCTCGAGGCCCTTGAAGATGTGGTACGAGAGCTCGCCGTCTGCCTCGGGCGACAGGCGCAGGATGACCTCGGCCACCTGCCGCGCGTCCTCGAGGGACGGCAGGCCGTCCTTCTCACCCACCAGGTAGCTCTCCTTGAGCTCCTCCACGACCTCCTTGAGGTCCGTCTGGATGCCCTTGGCGCCGTAGCCGTCCGGCTCGACGACCTTGGGCCCGAGGGTCGTGTACCTGTCGAGGACCTTGGTGTAGTCGCGCCTGACCACCTTGACGTTCGGGAACGTCTTGCCGGGCACGGGCTCGCCGTCGCCCGCGTACCAGTCGACCAGCTCGCCCATCGGCTGCGCCATCTCGTCGGGCGTGTCGGTGGCGAGCGCCGTCAAGACGAGGTCCTCCACGGGTTCCGGCAGGTACGTCTTGGCCAGCTCGCTGACCTTGGCGGCCACGAGCTTGAAGGCCTCCCAGTCGTGCTTCGACTCGAAGGACGGGTCGTGGGCGGGCGTGAAGGGGTGGAAGAAGGAGTGGAGGTCGGTGCAGGTCAGGTCGTACTTCTCGTACCAGTGAGCCGTCGGCAACACGATGTCGGAGTAGTTGGCCGAGGAGTCCATGCGCAGGTTGACGTTGTAGACGAGGTCCAGCTTGCCGAGCGGGGCGCCCTCGTGCCACTCGATCTCGTCGATCAGGTCCTCCGACCGGTCGGACCCGAGAACGTTGTTGTGCGTTCCCAGCAGGTGCTTGAGGGCGTACTCGTGCCCCCGCATGGAGGTGCCGATGAGGTTGCCGCGGTAGATCCAGAGGACCTTGGGGTGGTTGGGCGGCGCGTCCACGTCGGCCAGGGCGAACTCGAGCTTGCGGTCCTTGAACTGCCGCGCCACCCAGCTCGCCACCTGCGCGTCCGTCTCGCACCCCGCCTCCCGCGCCTCGCGCAGGACGTCCATGGGGTTGCGCTTGTCGAACTGGGGTTGGAACGGCAGCCAGCCGTTGCGCACGGCCATCATGTTGAGGTCGGCCGGGTGGCGCGCCTTCTTGGGGTAGACCTTGGCGCGCGGCGCCCACAGCGGCTCGAGCGTCATGCCGTCGTAGCGCCACTGGTCCGTGTGGAAGTAGAAGTACGAGGTGGAGTTCGCCTGGCGCGAGGCCACGTCCCAGTCGGCGGCGCCGCCCAAGGTGCCGATCGCGGCGAACGGCCTGACCTTCTCGGTGCCCACGTAGTGGTTGAACCCGCCGCCGTTGCGGCCCATGCAGCCGGTCAGGATCCCCATGACGGCCTCGGCGCGGTAGATGAGCGACCCGCCGTGGAACCAGTGCAGGATCCCCGAGCCGGTGATGAACATGCACTTGCCCTTGGTCTTCTCGGCCGTGTCGGCCCACTCACGCGCGACGCGCAGCACCAGCTTGCGGTCCACGCCGGTCTCCTGCTCCTGCCAGGCGGGCGTGAACGGCTGGGTGGGGTCGTCGTAGTTCTCCGGGTAGGCGCCCGACAGGCCGCGGCGCACGCCGAACTGCGCCATCAGCAGGTCGTAGGCGGTCGTCACGCGGACGGGCCCCTCGCGCGTCTGGATCACGCGGCTGGGAACGCCGCGCAGGTGCTGCTCGGCCGGCTTGCCCTTGCCCTCGGTGGTGCCGAACTCGACGTTGAAGGTGTGGGTGAAGTCGGCGATGGCGACCGAGGCCTCCTCCCAGTCGCCATCCATGAGGGTCAGGGCCGGTTCGAACGTCTCGCCGGTGACGGCGTCTTCCTGCTTGAGGTTCCACCTGCCCGTGGTGTTCTCCTCCCACCTGAAGCCGAGCGAGCCGCCCGGCAACCTCACGTTGCCGTCCACGTCGAGGAGCGGTAGCTTCCAGTCGCCGTTCTCCTCGTCCGCGTAGGCGCTCAGGTCGGAGGCGCGGAGGAACCGGCCGCCCACGTAGTGCCCGTCCTCCTCGTCGAGCCTCACGAGGAACGGCAGGTTCGTGTACTGGCCCACGTACTGCCTGAAGTAGTCGGAGCGCCGGTCGTGGTGGAACTCCTGCAGGATCACGTGGATGCAGGCGAGGAGGTAGGCGGCGTCCGTGCCTGGCCTGACGGGGACCCAGAGGTCGGCGAACTTGGTGATGTCGGCGTAGTCGGGCGAGAGGTTGACTATCTTGCCGCCGTTGTACTTGTGCTCGGAGGCGAAGTGCGCGTCGGGGGTGCGGGTCATGGGGAGGTTCGAGCCCATGACGATCCAGTAGGCGCTCTGGTACCAGTCGGCCGATTCACCAACGTCGGTCTGGTCGCCCCAGATCATGGGCATGACGTGGGGGAGGTCGTGGTACCACTCGTAGAAGCTCAGCATGGTGCCGCCGAGCAGGTTGGCGAGTCGCTGGCCCGAGATGAAGCTGACCATGCTCATCGCCGGGATGGGCGAGAACGACGCGAGGTGATCGGCGCCGTACTCCTTGATGGTGTAGATCTTGGCCGCGGCGATGATCTCGGTGGCCTCGTCCCAGGTGGTGCGCCGCCAACCGGCCTTGCCGCGGGCCGATTGGTACGCCTTGGAGCGCTCCGGGTCCTCCACGATGGCCGCCCAGGCCTCCACCGGACCCTTGCCCGCCTTCCGTTCGGCTCGGTAGAAGTCGAGCAGCACGCCCCGCACGTAGGGGTACTTGGGCCTCACCGGGCTGTAGGGGTACCAGGAGGACGAGATGCCGCGCTGACAACCGCGCGGCTCGTAGTTGGGGGTGTGGTCGTTGATCTGGGGCCAGTCCGTCTTCTGGAGCTCCCAGGTGATCATGCCGTCCTTGACGAAGACCTCCCACGAGCACGAGCCGGAGCAGTTCACGCTGTGGCTCGTCCTGACGGTCTTGTCGTACGACCAGCGGCGGCGGTAGAAGTCCTCCCAGGCACGCGGCTCGTCGAGCACGCGGAACCACCGGGAGGCCCGCCGCGCGCTACCGTTGGCGCCGCTCGCAGGCGGCTGCTGGTCGGTCATGGCGCCACTCCCTCCGCGCTCGCGGCGACGGCCGGGCGCCGCGCCGACGCCGCGAGGTACTCCGCCTCGTAGGCGAGCCGGAACGCCTCGACGAAGGGCCTGAAGTCCCTGACCGTGCCGTAGATGGCCACGATGCCGCCGCGGCCGCGGTCGAACACGAGGTTGACGGCCTCAGTGCGGCCGACCGGGTGACGCCGCGCGATGCCGGCGTGGTCGACCCAGTCCTCGCGCAGGGCTTGGAGCGACGTGTACAGGAGCTCGCCACTCTTATGGACCTGCCACCACACGCGGAACTCCCAACCGTCATGGACCACGGCGCGCTGCACGGACTCGGCCGCGGGGTCGGCCGGGTCGATCTCCCACTGGAAGACGGGAAGGGGGCCGGTGTAATCGGGTTCCTGGGGGCCGAGCGGCTCGTCCGGCACCTCGGGTGCGCTCGACCCGGCGGCCTCGGAGCCGGGCCGCGGTGCGCCCGACACCCGGCCGGGCACCCGCCCGTCGGGGCCCAGGCGCTTGCTGGTGAGGCCGATGTCGCCGAGGAGCACGTCAGGCTGCGGGTCGACCCCGTCCTCGAGCATCTCGGCCTGCAGCGGGTTCATGCTGCCGATCCCGAGTAGCATCGACTTGTCGTCGTACGGGGCCTCCGTCTGCACCACGACCAGCGCGAAGCCGGCACCGTAGAGCACGTCGCGGATGCCGTCCTCCATGGCGCCGACCTTGACGGCGTTCGTGGTGTTCGGCGTGAAGGTGACGGTGACCGTCGATCCCTCGACGTCGATCTCCTTCACGAAACCGGCGCTGGTGATGTTGCGTGAGGTTCCCGGGTAGGGGACGTTGCGCAGCAGCTCCCGGACCTCGTTCGGCGTTGTACCGGTCATCCTGTCTCCTTCCGGCGCGTCCGCNNNNNNNNNNNNNNNNNNNNNNNNNNNNNNNNNNNNNNNNNNNNNNNNNNNNNNNNNNNNNNNNNNNNNNNNNNNNNNNNNNNNNNNNNNNNNNNNNNNNCCCGGACCTCGTTCGGCGTTGTACCGGTCATCCTGTCTCCTTCCGGCGCGTCCGCTTCGTTGGCGGCGCGGGTCAGCTCGGTGGCGGCGCACCCGTCCGCTCGCTCAGGTACGCGAGAAGTCGCGCGAGGCTGCGGAAGTACCTACACTCGTCCGCGCCTCCCTCGTTGACCCGCCAGCGCCACTCGGGGCGGGTCGGATCCTCGGTGGGCTCCAGCCACAGCGTCATGACGAACGACCGTCCGGCAGGCGCGCGCTGAGCGTGCGCGTCACTAGCGGGCCGGGTTCGCGGCGTCATGCGGGCAGTATCTGGTGGGGCGCTTCCAACGCGCTTTCAAACGCGTCGGCAGTTCGTTCGGGGAGGGGCGCCGGTCAGCCGCGCGCGGAGAACGCCTGCCAGCCGCCCGCCAGGTTCGCCACGTCGGTGAACCCGGATCCGGCGAGGAGCTCGGCGGCCCGGAGGCTCCGGCCGCCCCACTGGCAGTAGCAGACGACGAGCGTCTCGCGCCAGCCCGCCAGCTCGTTCAGGCGGCCACGGAGCCCGGCCAGCGGCACGTTCACGCTTCCGCCGATGCTCCCCGTGGCGAGCTCCCACTCGTCGCGCACGTCCAGCAGCAGGTGCGCCTCGCCGGCCTCGCTGAGACGGGCGTACTGCGCGGCGGTGAGGGTCTTCACCCGGCCCAACGAGGGGGTTGGGGCGCCCGAGTCCGGGGCGCCCGGGTCTGGCGCGCCCGCGGCGTGTTCCTCGCCGCAGACGGGGCAGGCGGGGTCCCGCCCGTAGCGGAACTCGCCGAACTCGAGGCGCAGCCCGTCGAAGGTGACGAGCCTGCCCACTGCGGGCACGCCGACGCCCGCCAGCAGCTTGATCGCCTCGGTGGCCTGCAGCACGCCTATCACGCCCGGCAGGGCGCCGAGCACGCCGGCCTCGGAGCAACTGGGCATGGTCCCCGCGGCCGGCGGGCTCGGGTACAGGCACCGGTAGCACGGGCCGCCGGGCCGGAACACGGTGAGCTGGCCCTCGAAGCCGAGGACCGAGCCGTGGACGAGCGGCTTGCCGGCAAGGTAGGCGGCGTCGTTGAGGAGGTAGCGCGTGGCGAAGTTGTCGGAACCGTCGAGAATCACGTCGTAGTCGGCCATCAGCGCATGGGCGTTGGCCTCCGTCAGCCGCTCCGCGTGGGCCTCGAACAGGGTCGTCGGGTTGGCCTCGGCCACGGCGCGCGCGGCGGAGGCCACCTTGGCTGCGCCGACGTCGGCCTGGCGGTGGATCACCTGCCGGTGGAGGTTGCTCAGTTCCACGACGTCGTCGTCGATGACACCGATGCGGCCCACGCCCGCGGCCGCGAGGTAGAGGATGGCGGGCGACCCGAGCCCGCCCGCGCCGATCACGAGCACGGACCCGCGGGCCAGGCGCTCCTGCGCCTCCGGACCGAACCCCGCCAAGCGCAACTGGCGGTCGTAGCGTGTGATCTCGGCCTGCGTCAGCATCGGTCCCGCGCCCCGCCGCGCGCCGGCCGTGACCGGCTCCCCGCGGCCCTTTCGTGGCCAGGATAGTAGCACCGCCACGCCGGCGTCGGGCGCAAGGACCGCGCCGAGGCGGGGCTGGACAACCGGGAGGCCTGTGCTATCCTTCCGCCACGATCCAGGTCTTCGGCACCCAGCAAGCCCGTTACGCCTCCTCGACGTAGGACCAGCCCGTGGACGAACCGATGCTCACGCACGTGGACGACACGAACCAGCCGCGCATGGTGGACGTCGGAGCCAAGCCCCCGACGCGGCGCACGGCTCATGCCCGGGCCATCGTGCGGCTGCCGGCCGAGGTGAGGGCCGCCATCAACGGGAACGACATCGCGGGGCCCAAGGGCCCCGTCTTCGTCACTGCCAGCCTCGCGGGCGTCATGGCGGCGAAGCGCACGAGCGAGCTCATCCCCCTCTGCCACCCGCTGGCCACGGAAGAGTGTCGGGTGGACCTGACCCTCACCGACGACGGCGACGTGAGGATCGACTGTCGGGTCGGCCTGCACGGCAAGACCGGCGTGGAGATGGAAGCGCTCACGGGCGCGTCCGTGGCGGCGCTGACCGTGTACGACATGTGCAAGGCGCTCTCCCAAGACATGACGATCGAGGGGATCCACCTCGTCAGCAAGCGCGGAGGGAAGAGCGATGTCGGCTAGCACGAACTCGACTAGAACGACCTCGAGAAGTGCTGCGTCAGCACGTGACGTGGGGGTCGTGCACCCGTTCCTCGTCGACGTCGACTGCGCCGGCAATCCGGAGCCCACCGCCCACCTGCGCGCCGTCGCCCGGGCGTTGGAGCCGGACCTTCTCGTAGGGTGGGTGGACGATTCGGCGGCCGCCGGTGCGCCCGATCTCTTCGCCGCCCACTACTCGCTACTCGATCAAGACGTGGTGCTGCGAGCGCGCGCACCAGACGAGCTGCCAGGCGCCCCGGGCGATGATCCGCCACCACGTATCCCACGCCCGCCCGAGCAGGTCGCGGCCGAGGTGCGCGCTCGGCTAGCCGAGCGCGCCGCGCGGGTACCGCTCCTCGGGCTCGTGTTGGCCGGCGGCCGGAGCGAGCGGATGGGCCGCCCCAAGTGGGCGATCGAGTACCACGGCGCCCCGCAGGTTCGCGTCCTTCACGAGCTGCTCTCGCGCTTCTGCGAAGGAACGTACGTGTCCATCAGGGAGGAGCAGCTCGCCGAGCCGGTGCTCGCCGGCCTGCCGCACGTCGTGGACGCCTTCCGCGGCTTCGGGCCGCTCGGCGGGATCCTCACCGCCATGAACGGCCGGCGTGACGCCGCCTGGCTGGTGCTCGCCTGCGACCTGCCCGGCGTGACCGCCGCGACCGTCGAGCGGTTGCTGGCAGCGCGGGCGCCGTTCAGGTTCGCGACCGCCTACCGCAGCTCGTCCGACGGACTGCCGGAGCCGCTCGTCGCGGTCTACGAGCCCAAGGCGCGGCTGCGGCTCTTCCAGACGGCCGGGATGGGTTACGACTGTCCCCGGAAGATGCTCATCAACTCGCGCTGCGAGGTCGTTGACGGGGCGGACGCGGTCGAACTGGCCAACGTCAACTCTCCCGACGACTACGCCCTCGCCGTCGCCCGCTTGAAGCCCGGAGGTGCCGCATGACCAGCGAGAAGACGGTGCGGGTCGCCTATTACGCCCTCCTCCGCGAGGCGCGCGGGGAGGCGAGCGAACGGGTGGTCACGGCCGCGCGCGACGCCGCCGGCCTGTACGAGGAGCTCCGCGCCCTCCATTCGCTGCCGCTGCCGCGCAGCGCGCTCCGCGTGGCGATCAACGACGAGTTCGCGGCCTGGGAGCGCGAACTGGCGGACGGCGACCAGGTCGCCTTCATCCCGCCCGTGGCCGGAGGCTGACGTGTTCGCCGTCCAGCAGGGGTCGATCGACGTGGCGAGCTGGGCGCAGCTCCTGGAGGACCACGGCGCGGGAGCGGTCGTGGTCTTCGAGGGTCGCGTCAGGAACCGCGCGGACGGGAGAGCCGTGGAGGGACTGACGTACGAGGCGCACGAGGTCCTCGCCGTGAAGGAGGGCGAGCGGATCTTGGCCGAGGCGCTGCAGCGCTTCGCCATCCAGCGGGCGGCGGCGGTCCACCGCGTCGGACCCCTCGCCATCGGCGAATGTGCCGTCTGGGTGGGGGTCGCCGCGGAGCACCGTTCCGCCGCCTTCTCGGCGTGCAGTTTCGTGATCGACGAGATCAAGGCGCGCGTGCCCATCTGGAAGCACGAGCGCTACGAGACGGGCGAGGCCGCCTGGGTGGAGGGCCAACGCCCGCGGCCCGAGGAGGTGTGAGCGTGACGACGTCACGCCAGACCACCGGTGAAGCCGTGGCCGCGCAGAGGCTGAGCGACAGCTTCGGGCGCGTCATCAAGGACCTGCGCATCAGCGTCACGCCGCGCTGCAACCTGCGCTGCGACTACTGCAACCCGCTGGGGAGCGAGCAGTGCGAACCGCCGGGCGGTCTGAGCGTGCGCGACGTGGCCAACCTGATTGACGCGGCCGTGAGCCTCGGCCTTGGCGCGGTGCGGTTCACGGGTGGCGAGCCGCTCCTCAGGCGCGACCTGCCAGACATGATCCGGCACGCCAAGCGGGTCGCCAAGGTGCCCGACGTCGCCATCACGACCAACGGCACCCTGCTCGCCCGGCGCCTGCCAGAGCTGATCGACGCCGGGCTCGACCGCGTGAACGTCTCCCTCGACGCCCTCGACCCCCAGGTGTTCCGCTCCGTGACGGGCGGCAGCATCGTGCCCGTCCTGGCCGGCATCGAGGCGGCGTTCGAGGCGGGGCTGACGCCCCTGAAGATCAACGCGGTCGTGATACGCGGCACGAACGAGGAGGAGGTCGTGGGCCTCGCGGGGCTCACGCGGGAGCGGCCGCTCGAGGTGCGGTTCATCGAGTACATGCACCTCAACAACGCCCCGGCCGGCGAGTACCACGATCAGTTCGTGGCCGGCGCCGAGACCCGCGCGCGGATCGAGCGGGCCCACGGCGCCCTCGCACCGGTGCCGACCGACCCGAGCGCGCCGGCCCGGCGGTTCCGCGTGCCGGGTTGGTCGGGGACCCTCGGGTTCATCAACGCCGTCTCGGAGCCGTTCTGCGAGGGCTGCAGCCGCATGCGGATGACGAGCGACGCGCGCCTGCGGCCGTGCCTCATGCACGACTGGGAGCTCGGCGCGAGGAGCGCCCTCGACGACGCGGAACCCGTCGAGGCTCTCAGGCGGGCGCTGCGGACGGCGGCGTGGAACAAGGTGTTCTCCGGCATGCGGGAGGGGACCCGCGACCGGACCATG
It encodes:
- a CDS encoding respiratory nitrate reductase subunit gamma, whose amino-acid sequence is MSTFLWAVYPYICVTLFFVVPFIRLRKRPFEYTTRASSIFARASLGWASLLMHWGIVLLLVGHAIGIVGAVLGLGSWVVGFFWIGALGGLMALAGSVTALVRRIAVPNVRAMSQHDDYGVHVFLIVIIGLALYQALARWIWGASFNAGLWLASVFRFQPQPELMEGAPIYTQLHVFFALTLFAYFPFTKLVHAWTLPVNYMVRPYVSMRTPKRKFQRRFEWKLRTDTSMLMYSVTTALLLLLATGFLLRTPALPRLAMSVGAEAAAMQPEPSVTDLPGYHLYLGSCARCHGPNGDADVLSKDSHSFAVPPRNLTQGAFRFVSTQNGVASDADLAHVIRHGLPVAGMPGFGFLSAAQVNSIVQVIDYMWVGRPVAGPPVDPGPTPAFTTALVSQGEQMYATMCSACHGEAGRGDGPAAATLAVRPANLAAGRIKAGSDPVQLYYRIATGIKGDTGQAMPAFGALPPDQIWSIVAFLEREVIP
- a CDS encoding molecular chaperone TorD family protein, whose amino-acid sequence is MGAPAQTPAGTAGGASAQATPVAAPTPALAPGSRAAGYMLVAELFLYPEDRDEDAIRELRAALGDSGPATGLIDAFLAAPRASDADEYLTVLELTPPCPLYLGAYLFEEPNSCRGAGVSDRNAYMLELKATYRHFGFDALQRELPDFLPLMAEFLSLTESLRARDGIGLRRRLLEQHVLPALPKMTEGLSKYESPYVDLARALEALVRDDLAGATEPAWQPAPIPGDLPVFKPDAEPLPGLGAAGRGTP
- the narH gene encoding nitrate reductase subunit beta, whose translation is MRVKQQMAMVFNLDKCLGCNTCTLACKNVWTNREGAEYMFWNNVETKPGIGYPKRWEDQEHYRGGWKRNEGGDHPTLNQASRFWLMLNLFYNPVLPQMDEYYGQGPFTFTYEDLHSTTPTKYSQPVARPKSQITGQEDMDITWGVNWEDNAAGLYEGGTGAEDPNLESLSPEVRSAYLKFRDSFMMYLPRICNHCLNPACVGSCPSGAAYKREEDGVVLIDQDRCRAWRYCVSGCPYKKTYYNWRTGKSEKCILCYPRLETGQPPACFVACPGRIRYMGPILYDMDRVAEVANAPDEDLVRLHRSLILDPNDPEVIRAAREAGVSDTWLEACRRSPVYKMVVDWEIALPLHPEFRTLPSLFYIPPESPVATADSAEGPYDMTGDGQLFPGLDEFRIPMEYLASLLSAGNVEEIRKALARQLAVRRFRRSERVEGVADEGVLAVAGLSREDAVHMHRLLALAHYHERFVVPTNHTEKTASTPYIERGFAGFAEFTADKGPKRRTTFHGAQEGVEH
- a CDS encoding nitrate reductase subunit alpha, whose protein sequence is MTDQQPPASGANGSARRASRWFRVLDEPRAWEDFYRRRWSYDKTVRTSHSVNCSGSCSWEVFVKDGMITWELQKTDWPQINDHTPNYEPRGCQRGISSSWYPYSPVRPKYPYVRGVLLDFYRAERKAGKGPVEAWAAIVEDPERSKAYQSARGKAGWRRTTWDEATEIIAAAKIYTIKEYGADHLASFSPIPAMSMVSFISGQRLANLLGGTMLSFYEWYHDLPHVMPMIWGDQTDVGESADWYQSAYWIVMGSNLPMTRTPDAHFASEHKYNGGKIVNLSPDYADITKFADLWVPVRPGTDAAYLLACIHVILQEFHHDRRSDYFRQYVGQYTNLPFLVRLDEEDGHYVGGRFLRASDLSAYADEENGDWKLPLLDVDGNVRLPGGSLGFRWEENTTGRWNLKQEDAVTGETFEPALTLMDGDWEEASVAIADFTHTFNVEFGTTEGKGKPAEQHLRGVPSRVIQTREGPVRVTTAYDLLMAQFGVRRGLSGAYPENYDDPTQPFTPAWQEQETGVDRKLVLRVAREWADTAEKTKGKCMFITGSGILHWFHGGSLIYRAEAVMGILTGCMGRNGGGFNHYVGTEKVRPFAAIGTLGGAADWDVASRQANSTSYFYFHTDQWRYDGMTLEPLWAPRAKVYPKKARHPADLNMMAVRNGWLPFQPQFDKRNPMDVLREAREAGCETDAQVASWVARQFKDRKLEFALADVDAPPNHPKVLWIYRGNLIGTSMRGHEYALKHLLGTHNNVLGSDRSEDLIDEIEWHEGAPLGKLDLVYNVNLRMDSSANYSDIVLPTAHWYEKYDLTCTDLHSFFHPFTPAHDPSFESKHDWEAFKLVAAKVSELAKTYLPEPVEDLVLTALATDTPDEMAQPMGELVDWYAGDGEPVPGKTFPNVKVVRRDYTKVLDRYTTLGPKVVEPDGYGAKGIQTDLKEVVEELKESYLVGEKDGLPSLEDARQVAEVILRLSPEADGELSYHIFKGLEERTGVPLAHLVEPEREVRHHYPDLVSQPRRSITSPHWSAIESAGRTYAPWTMNVEALKPWHTLSGRQEIYFDHRMFRELGEDMPTYKPPLDMVKIGDVSPIDIREPGVKAFRYITPHGKWSIHSMFWDSWHMLNMFRGGQVIWINDDDAKQIGVDDNDWVEVYNENGISVVRAVVSATIPRDMAIFYHSSERHVNVPFSSLARERGVSDLRGGNNNAPTRIMLNPATMVGGYANFTYWLNYQGTSPSERDQVALIRKKPLEAGGRKVIYREEQLGRSL
- a CDS encoding DUF59 domain-containing protein, which gives rise to MTGTTPNEVRELLRNVPYPGTSRNITSAGFVKEIDVEGSTVTVTFTPNTTNAVKVGAMEDGIRDVLYGAGFALVVVQTEAPYDDKSMLLGIGSMNPLQAEMLEDGVDPQPDVLLGDIGLTSKRLGPDGRVPGRVSGAPRPGSEAAGSSAPEVPDEPLGPQEPDYTGPLPVFQWEIDPADPAAESVQRAVVHDGWEFRVWWQVHKSGELLYTSLQALREDWVDHAGIARRHPVGRTEAVNLVFDRGRGGIVAIYGTVRDFRPFVEAFRLAYEAEYLAASARRPAVAASAEGVAP